One part of the Bdellovibrio sp. KM01 genome encodes these proteins:
- a CDS encoding beta-sandwich domain-containing protein, with translation MKKALLSLVAVILSVSLIARADSIEDLPDLDPGSESGSAENQNPTPLPPPPPPPSEPSTPASEAGTLRISNVSRASGGTVYRISVRPGVVVQRVSIRVNAGKVLISGARVNTTPVRNLVSPDLLTAGAAMSSEYLNERVFTIDLRMEAYGGEADVTVLVSSDERWPELSLSDVFPPQPAPPGPGNPPPPSSAGRLRTGDAVVSIAGSKYYFGVVVGVYDNGQVQVRDNDDGKTYVRSSAVVFKKIECVTSKPMCSGDRVLSILSDSKGYTGTVIGAYTNGTVLVRDHDDGKSYLRNPQSVFKAIQCFDGKCTGDRVLSGPMTSDKFYFGSIIAVYDNGIFQVRDNDDGKSYFRNSKTVKKSIRCEKSKGICEGDRVMSGPMTNGAYYMGQVVGVYQGGIVAVRDNDDGKVYFRAPQYISKRVN, from the coding sequence ATGAAAAAAGCCTTACTTTCCCTTGTTGCAGTCATTCTGTCAGTTTCACTTATCGCGCGCGCTGATAGCATCGAAGACCTTCCTGATTTGGATCCGGGTTCAGAATCTGGCTCCGCGGAAAATCAAAATCCAACGCCTCTACCTCCTCCACCGCCTCCACCATCTGAGCCCAGCACACCTGCTTCTGAAGCGGGTACTTTGCGTATTTCAAATGTTTCAAGAGCTTCTGGTGGAACGGTCTACCGTATCTCTGTTCGCCCGGGTGTTGTTGTTCAAAGAGTTTCCATCCGCGTGAATGCCGGTAAAGTACTAATCAGTGGCGCGCGTGTGAACACAACGCCAGTACGCAACCTGGTAAGCCCTGATCTCTTAACTGCGGGCGCGGCAATGAGTTCTGAATACCTGAACGAACGTGTGTTCACTATCGATTTGCGTATGGAAGCTTACGGCGGCGAAGCCGATGTCACGGTCTTGGTATCTTCAGATGAGCGTTGGCCTGAATTGTCTTTAAGTGATGTATTCCCTCCACAACCGGCGCCACCAGGCCCGGGCAACCCACCTCCGCCATCATCTGCCGGTCGCTTAAGAACGGGTGATGCGGTCGTTAGTATCGCCGGCTCGAAATACTATTTCGGTGTTGTCGTGGGAGTATATGACAATGGCCAAGTTCAGGTGCGCGATAACGATGACGGCAAAACATATGTGCGCTCGTCAGCAGTTGTTTTCAAAAAAATTGAATGTGTGACTTCGAAACCTATGTGCTCCGGCGACAGAGTTCTGTCGATTTTATCTGACTCTAAAGGTTATACAGGAACTGTCATTGGAGCTTACACGAACGGGACTGTTTTGGTTCGCGATCATGATGATGGGAAAAGCTATTTGCGCAATCCGCAGAGCGTATTTAAAGCTATTCAATGCTTTGACGGTAAATGCACTGGCGACCGCGTTCTTTCGGGTCCCATGACTTCGGATAAATTCTATTTCGGCAGCATCATCGCTGTTTATGACAATGGAATTTTCCAGGTTCGCGATAATGATGATGGCAAGTCTTACTTCCGTAATTCAAAAACTGTTAAGAAAAGCATCCGTTGTGAAAAATCCAAGGGCATCTGCGAGGGTGACCGTGTGATGTCAGGTCCTATGACAAATGGCGCTTACTATATGGGCCAGGTTGTGGGCGTTTACCAAGGTGGTATTGTCGCTGTTCGTGACAATGATGATGGAAAAGTTTATTTCCGCGCTCCTCAGTACATCAGCAAGCGAGTGAACTAA
- a CDS encoding FxsA family protein, producing MFVLPLPWVIAEIIIFFSVVRIAGFFNTMLIYFVPCLLGILIVNTVGRMAMMSLQSTVSRGQLPANKLLHSGAVFISGLCFLVPSAFTRIAGVFLLLPGFRHLIVWRFKLYMAKKMASGSARVFNFGGGGPFGFGGFGSMGGMGGGGPQAGGPGGFKYYEFRNDGSGFRDINEEAPQERELTDVEVLDVTPIEITHQEKKKDE from the coding sequence ATGTTCGTACTTCCTCTGCCGTGGGTGATTGCTGAAATTATTATTTTTTTCTCGGTTGTGCGTATCGCGGGTTTTTTCAACACCATGTTGATTTACTTTGTGCCGTGCTTGCTGGGTATTCTGATTGTGAACACCGTGGGTCGCATGGCCATGATGAGTTTGCAAAGCACGGTTTCGCGTGGGCAGCTGCCAGCGAATAAACTTTTGCACTCAGGCGCGGTATTTATTTCTGGTTTGTGCTTCCTGGTCCCTTCTGCCTTTACTCGCATCGCGGGTGTTTTCCTATTGCTTCCGGGTTTTCGTCATTTGATCGTGTGGAGATTTAAGCTTTACATGGCGAAAAAAATGGCCAGCGGTTCTGCGCGTGTCTTTAACTTCGGCGGTGGCGGGCCCTTTGGGTTCGGCGGCTTTGGCAGCATGGGTGGCATGGGCGGCGGTGGTCCCCAGGCTGGCGGTCCTGGTGGCTTTAAATATTACGAATTTCGCAATGATGGTTCAGGTTTCAGAGACATAAACGAAGAGGCCCCTCAAGAGCGTGAACTCACAGACGTTGAAGTGTTGGACGTCACACCGATTGAAATCACTCATCAAGAAAAGAAGAAAGACGAGTAG